A stretch of Fusarium poae strain DAOMC 252244 chromosome 2, whole genome shotgun sequence DNA encodes these proteins:
- a CDS encoding hypothetical protein (BUSCO:8423at5125), with protein sequence MEEQLQKGVMVSDEDAEYETAGEAGDDTTIIATGSREDRAVSSVDQDPSDNADMDLSDRDASGEDVDASGEEDNEYMAPPQLSSHNSLQTDHEEDEADEEAEGEDAEEEHDDVDVDAEGEEYEDDEGVGAVKFQPGTRNNDDEDSESEKSEFASANEEESDEEAAWDDAAEAEEDHDDEETAETNNCHFCTQGEDDDPSEEFEAYLACARCGLNAHQQCARDAAALSTENTPDNWKCPDCYGQESDAEEEDEVMEDHDVEHDAGLPSQQSEIPELSGEAYFEQQVEDEDASSHHESQHEDDDEPDEELREAPRTLRKRKSSSLETDGNSISLRKRRRNQSNDAASEGTARNESAEPSRHNSSRTLRLKVTRSPLVSIQKHTRTSLVLKLQVKPGNLKEVLGRKKRETRRQPGTVTRPPPQRPVPTPRATAIAAISVLPTPFTSDNYSQPLYFDCDLDEMQGKPYGGILSEAEADTSKTLPAEDDENRFKDALQKADEEWRARLLAMQEEAHAPVRKAKKTADNASHIECIEFGGWEIDTWYAAPYPAEYCTTRVLYICEFCLKYMASDYVAWRHKLKCPAKHPPGDEIYRHGSVSVFEVDGRKNPVYCQNLCLLAKLFLGSKTLYYDVEPFLFYVLCEYNETGYHFVGYFSKEKRASSQNNVSCILTLPIHQRKGYGNLLIDFSYLLTKVEEKTGSPEKPLSDMGLVSYRNYWRLVMCRYFLTVMKEEKYATEGLGIKRISDNTGMTPDDVISALEGLRALVRDPQTKTYAFRVDVDYCRQYVAKWEAKGYVQLKPEALVWTPYVMGRSNAVNFELGPPINTIAPREDDEAKVDEGLGTTGTGGQSLINGERNEETTNVETGADTEANVNGEAQDDVVDDDSAEPGPVPSIEDVTPGEEKDKDVEMKDTENDGPPAWLKPYRDIPYTRFEVFPAVPGGRRERARPSVSRPTVPRTTSSAPRQKRNSGSHRTSSSSRPKSSSKKKTGGTGRGPGRWPKGTKKSDYGNATSGPGLPPGWQDKQTKLRAITEGNDPDQEVAVEEPAEDSVVVSTRVNGTKANNRNAAATRKASVADENGEQAVEGEEDVDAEGEDI encoded by the exons ATGGAAGAGCAGCTTCAAAAAGGCGTCATGGTTTCAGACGAGGATGCCGAGTATGAGACGGCAGGCGAAGCAGGAGACGACACAACAATTATTGCAACAGGCTCTAGAGAAGATAGAGCAGTGTCCAGCGTCGATCAAGACCCATCAGACAATGCCGACATGGACTTGAGCGACCGCGATGCCTCAGGCGAGGATGTAGACGCATCGGGCGAGGAAGATAATGAATACATGGCACCCCCACAACTATCGTCCCACAACAGCCTACAAACCGATcacgaagaagatgaagcgGACGAGGAAGCAGAAGGGGAGGATGCTGAAGAGGAACATGACGATGTGGATGTGGATGCCGAAGGAGAAGAgtacgaagacgacgagggcGTTGGCGCTGTCAAATTTCAACCCGGAACGAGAAAtaacgacgacgaagataGCGAAAGTGAGAAATCCGAGTTCGCTAGCGCCAACGAAGAAGAGTCAGACGAGGAGGCTGCTTGGGACGATGCTGCCGAAGCCGAAGAAGATcacgatgatgaggaaacTGCAGAGACAAACAACTGCCATTTCTGTACTCAAGGCGAAGACGACGACCCAAGCGAGGAGTTCGAGGCGTACTTGGCTTGCGCTCGTTGTGGCCTCAATG CTCACCAGCAATGCGCGCGTGATGCCGCAGCATTGAGCACCGAAAATA CCCCTGATAATTGGAAATGCCCAGATTGTTATGGCCAAGAATCTGACgccgaggaagaagacgaggtAATGGAGGACCATGATGTCGAGCATGATGCCGGACTTCCTTCTCAACAATCTGAAATTCCCGAACTCTCAGGCGAAGCCTATTTTGAGCAACAAGTGGAGGACGAGGATGCTAGCTCCCATCATGAATCACAAcatgaagacgacgacgagcctGATGAGGAGCTGAGAGAGGCACCGCGCACCTTGAGAAAGCGCAAATCGTCGTCATTGGAAACTGATGGAAACTCGATTTCGTTGAGAAAACGCCGACGAAACCAGTCTAACGATGCAGCATCTGAAGGCACGGCGCGAAATGAGAGCGCTGAACCAAGTCGACATAACTCCTCCAGAACTTTACGTCTCAAGGTTACACGGTCCCCACTAGTTTCGATTCAGAAGCACACGCGTACGTCGCTCGTACTTAAACTCCAGGTCAAGCCTGGCAACCTGAAGGAAGTTCTTGGCcgcaaaaaaagagagaccAGACGACAACCTGGAACTGTCACAAGACCGCCTCCTCAACGACCagtcccaacaccaagagcTACCGCAATTGCAGCTATATCTGTCCTCCCAACCCCCTTTACATCGGACAATTATTCACAACCATTATACTTCGACTGTGATCTCGACGAAATGCAGGGCAAACCCTACGGTGGCATTTTGTCAGAAGCAGAGGCTGACACATCCAAAACACTTCCAGCCGAAGATGACGAGAACAGGTTCAAGGATGCTTTGCAGAAGGCTGACGAAGAATGGAGAGCACGGCTTCTGGCCATGCAAGAAGAGGCCCACGCGCCTGTCCGGAAAGCGAAGAAGACGGCTGACAATGCCAGCCATATCGAGTGCATCGAATTTGGTGGATGGGAAATTGACACGTGGTATGCTGCGCCATATCCTGCCGAGTACTGCACAACTCGGGTACTGTACATCTGCGAGTTCTGCCTCAAATACATGGCATCAGACTACGTTGCCTGGCGGCACAAACTCAAATGCCCAGCCAAGCATCCACCGGGAGACGAGATCTATCGACACGGATCTGTCTCGGTTTTCGAAGTTGACGGCCGCAAAAATCCAGTCTACTGCCAGAACCTGTGCCTTCTTGCCAAGCTATTTTTAGGCTCGAAAACGTTATACTACGACGTGGAACCATTCCTCTTCTACGTCTTGTGCGAATACAACGAGACAGGATACCACTTTGTGGGGTACTTCTCAAAGGAAAAGCGAGCAAGTAGCCAAAACAATGTCTCTTGTATTCTCACACTACCAATACACCAGCGGAAAGGCTATGGTAACTTACTTATTGATTTCTCATACTTGCTTACAAAAGTTGAGGAGAAAACTGGCTCACCAGAAAAGCCGTTGTCGGATATGGGTCTAGTTTCATACCGTAATTACTGGCGTCTAGTTATGTGTCGGTATTTCTTGACAGTGATGAAAGAGGAGAAGTACGCGACAGAGGGGCTTGGTATCAAGCGTATATCCGACAATACCGGCATGACACCAGATGATGTTATATCCGCCCTGGAGGGTCTAAGGGCTCTCGTCAGGGATCCACAGACCAAGACTTATGCCTTCAGAGTTGACGTGGACTATTGCCGACAATATGTGGCCAAATGGGAGGCAAAGGGCTATGTGCAGCTGAAGCCCGAAGCCCTTGTCTGGACACCATATGTTATGGGCCGAAGCAATGCCGTCAACTTTGAGTTGGGCCCCCCAATAAACACTATTGCACCAAGGGAAGACGACGAGGCCAAGGTCGATGAAGGACTTGGAACAACTGGCACTGGAGGCCAGTCCCTAATAAACGGAGAAAGGAATGAGGAAACTACAAATGTCGAGACTGGTGCTGATACTGAAGCGAACGTTAACGGcgaagctcaggatgatgtCGTCGACGATGACAGTGCTGAGCCAGGCCCAGTCCCGTCAATCGAGGATGTAACTCCTGGGGAAGAGAAAGATAAGGATGTGGAGATGAAGGATACAGAAAATGATGGCCCGCCTGCTTGGCTAAAGCCATATCGGGATATTCCGTATACCCGCTTCGAGGTATTCCCGGCTGTTCCTGGAGGTAGACGTGAAAGGGCAAGACCAAGCGTTAGCCGTCCGACCGTGCCTCGTACTACTAGTAGTGCCCCAAGGCAAAAACGCAACAGCGGCAGCCAtcgcacatcatcatcatccaggCCCAAGAGCTCATCTAAGAAAAAGACTGGTGGCACAGGCCGTGGGCCAGGTCGATGGCCCAAGGGCACAAAGAAATCTGACTACGGAAACGCAACTAGTGGTCCTGGTCTGCCACCCGGGTGGCAGGATAAGCAAACCAAGCTACGAGCCATTACCGAAGGGAACGACCCAGATCAGGAAGTGGCAGTTGAAGAGCCAGCAGAAGACTCAGTCGTGGTGTCGACGCGGGTTAATGGAAcaaaagctaataataggAATGCTGCTGCTACACGAAAAGCCTCCGTGGCGGACGAAAATGGAGAGCAAGCTGTCGAAGGCGAGGAGGATGTTGACGCTGAAGGAGaggatatttaa
- the RPL8 gene encoding 60S ribosomal protein L8 (BUSCO:44618at5125), which yields MPPKNSGKKVAPAPFPQGKAGKKAAKNPLLEKRPRNFGIGQDIQPKRNVSRMVKWPEYVRLQRQKKILQMRLKVPPALAQFQHVLDRNTAAQAFKLLNKYRPETKAEKKERLLQEATAVKEGKKKEDVSKKPYTVKYGLNHVVGLIENKKASLVLIPNDVEPIELVVFLPSLCKKMGIPYAIVKGKARLGTVVHKKTAAVLAITEVRSEDKTELSKLVSAVKDGYLEKHDQARRHWGGGIMGAKAQMKIIKKQKALEAATKI from the exons ATG CCTCCCAAGAACTCCGGCAAGAAGGTCGCTCCCGCCCCTTTCCCTCAGGGTAAGGCTGGCAAGAAGGCTGCCAAG AACCCTCTCCTCGAGAAGCGACCCCGCAACTTCGGTATCGGCCAGGACATCCAGCCCAAGCGAAATGTCTCTCGCATGGTTAAGTGGCCCGAGTATGTCCGCCTCCAGCGCCAGAAGAAGATCCTTCAGATGCGCCTGAAGGTTCCCCCGGCTCTTGCTCAGTTCCAGCACGTCCTCGACCGCAACACTGCTGCCCAGGCTTTCAAGCTCCTCAACAAGTACCGACCTGAGACcaaggccgagaagaaggagcgtCTCCTCCAGGAGGCTACCGCCGTCAAGGAGggtaagaagaaggaggatgtCTCCAAGAAGCCTTACACTGTCAAGTACGGTCTCAACCACGTTGTTGGCCTGATTGAGAACAAGAAGGCTTCTCTCGTCCTCATCCCCAACGACGTCGAGCCCATTGAGCTCGTtgtcttccttccttctctCTGCAAGAAGATGGGTATCCCTTACGCCAttgtcaagggcaaggccCGTCTCGGAACTGTCGTCCACAAGAAG ACCGCTGCTGTCCTCGCCATCACTGAGGTCCGCTCCGAGGACAAGACTGAGCTCTCCAAGCTCGTCTCCGCTGTCAAGGATGGTTACCTTGAGAAGCACGACCAGGCCCGCCGACACTGGGGTGGTGGTATCATGGGTGCCAAGGCTCAGATGAAGATcatcaagaagcagaaggcTCTCGAGGCTGCTACCAAGATCTAA
- the NCS6 gene encoding nucleotidyltransferase (BUSCO:31534at5125) encodes MAPTPCFRCKNNRAVVKRPKNHHKLCRDCFIQVFEDEVHHTITSSKLFFRGERVAIGASGGKDSTVLASVMKTLNERHDYGLDLVLLSVDEGIKGYRDDSLETVKRNAVQYDMPLEIVGYDELYGWTMDQVVETIGKKGNCTYCGVFRRQALDRGAKKLSIQHVITGHNADDVAETVLMNLLRGDMPRLSRSTSIVTGNASSEVMRSKPLKYAYEKEIVLYAHHKKLDYFSTECIYSPEAFRGTARGLIKNLEKVRPSAILDIVRSGEDMARLTPDKGQGACGGCDDGEGIGGCGSANGRTSGNEMAQVEASLKKQHESAALETEITANGTPKDDAVPLPVRTKKPKQKEAPPAPKQSLGKCVKCGYMSSQTMCQACTLLEGLNKNRAEIAI; translated from the coding sequence ATGGCACCTACACCATGCTTTCGGTGTAAAAATAACAGGGCGGTTGTGAAGCGACCCAAGAACCACCATAAGCTATGTCGAGACTGTTTTATTCAAGTTTTCGAAGATGAAGTCCACCATACAATCACGTCGTCAAAGCTCTTCTTCCGGGGTGAACGAGTCGCTATTGGTGCTTCAGGTGGCAAGGATTCAACAGTCCTGGCCTCTGTGATGAAAACGTTGAACGAACGCCACGATTACGGATTGGATCTGGTATTGCTTAGTGTTGACGAAGGTATCAAGGGATATCGAGACGATTCACTAGAGACAGTTAAGCGAAATGCTGTTCAGTACGACATGCCCCTGGAGATTGTCGGCTACGATGAACTGTATGGATGGACGATGGACCAGGTCGTCGAAACCATTGGAAAGAAGGGAAACTGCACGTATTGTGGTGTTTTCCGACGACAGGCTTTGGATAGAGGAGCCAAGAAACTATCTATTCAACATGTCATTACTGGTCACAACGCCGACGATGTTGCCGAGACCGTTCTCATGAACCTTTTACGAGGAGACATGCCCCGATTATCTCGAAGCACTAGCATCGTCACCGGAAACGCGAGCAGTGAGGTCATGAGAAGCAAGCCTCTCAAGTACGCCTATGAAAAGGAGATTGTTCTTTATGCACACCACAAGAAGTTGGACTACTTTAGCACAGAGTGTATATACAGTCCAGAGGCTTTCAGGGGTACAGCACGAGGACTTATCAAGAATCTTGAAAAGGTGCGGCCAAGCGCCATCTTGGACATTGTCAGGAGCGGAGAGGACATGGCTCGTCTTACACCCGACAAGGGCCAAGGAGCATGTGGCGGTTGCGACGACGGTGAGGGGATTGGAGGCTGTGGTTCGGCCAACGGGCGAACTTCTGGTAACGAGATGGCCCAGGTCGAGGCTAGCTTGAAAAAGCAGCACGAGTCTGCGGCTCTCGAGACAGAGATCACAGCCAACGGAACCCCCAAGGATGATGCCGTACCTCTACCAGTCAGGACAAAGAAGCCAAAGCAGAAGGAAGCACCGCCTGCGCCAAAGCAAAGTCTAGGAAAATGTGTCAAGTGTGGCTACATGTCGAGTCAGACCATGTGCCAGGCTTGTACACTGCTGGAGGGCCTGAATAAGAATAGAGCAGAGATAGCGATATAA
- a CDS encoding hypothetical protein (TransMembrane:1 (o12-31i)), which translates to MPVPFEALLPYAIMIGMFGISGTGLAVIKNIQNEGKRPLMERDRRLTGTLRGQTDKPEAPLGFELNNPWKLETRFS; encoded by the exons ATGCCCGTTCCTTTTGAGGCTCTTCTTCCCTATGCCATCATGATTGGT ATGTTCGGTATCTCTGGTACCGGTCTTGCCGTCATTAAGAACATCCAAAACGAGGGCAAGCGACCTC TGATGGAACGTGACCGTCGTCTCACGGGGACTCTACGAGGACAAACAGACAAGCCCGAGGCACCCCTAGGGTTCGAATTGAACAACCCCTGGAAG CTGGAAACACGCTTTTCCTAA
- the NTF2 gene encoding Nuclear transport factor 2 (BUSCO:53537at5125), translated as MAGNFEDVAKQFVEFYYNTFDADRKGLTSLYRPHSMLTFESSSVLGAEAIAEKLVGLPFQKVKHQVSTIDAQPSNEQGGIIILITGALLIDEEQNPMNFSQTFQLHRDQSGQYFVYNDLFKLVLG; from the exons ATGGCCGGAA ACTTTGAGGATGTCGCCA AGCAGTTTGTTGAGTTCTACTACAACACCTTTGACGCTGATCGCAAGGGCCTCACTTCTCTCTAC CGACCTCACTCTATGCTCACCTTTGAGTCTTCTTCCGTCCTCGGCGCCGAGGCCATTGCTGAGAAGCTTGTC GGCCTCCCCTTCCAGAAGGTCAAGCACCAGGTCTCCACCATCGATGCCCAGCCCTCCAACGAGCAGGGTGGTATCATTATTCTTATTACTGGTGCTCTTCTC ATCGACGAGGAGCAGAACCCCATGAACTTCTCCCAGACCTTCCAGCTTCACCGCGACCAATCTGGCCAATACTTCGTCTACAACGATCTTTTCAAGCTTGTTCTCGGTTAA